A portion of the Nitratidesulfovibrio termitidis HI1 genome contains these proteins:
- a CDS encoding LuxR C-terminal-related transcriptional regulator — protein sequence MESERNVFIAAHQPLMREGLKVLLRGLEGVRVCGEASDGRAALEGCERLGADLAVIECGLPLLDGVCVMRLLKRRHPGRRVLAIGGDDPAMLRPALEAGADGYLLPEASADEVRLAVRALLAGGGWLSPWAAREVLRDRRNAAEAEPAGQKRDALTLLTPREREVLHLVAEGYRNREIAGLLVVSDRTVEKHRANLFRKLSLHSQAEARAWAEARGFALRPRPRGERLGLG from the coding sequence ATGGAAAGTGAGCGCAACGTGTTCATTGCCGCGCATCAGCCGTTGATGCGCGAAGGGCTGAAGGTGCTGCTGCGCGGGCTGGAGGGGGTGCGCGTGTGCGGCGAGGCGTCGGACGGGCGTGCCGCGCTGGAAGGATGCGAACGGTTGGGGGCGGATCTGGCCGTCATCGAGTGCGGGCTGCCCCTGCTGGATGGGGTGTGCGTGATGCGGTTGCTCAAGCGCCGCCACCCGGGGCGACGGGTTCTGGCCATTGGCGGGGATGACCCGGCCATGCTGCGCCCCGCGCTGGAGGCGGGGGCCGACGGTTACCTGCTGCCGGAAGCCAGTGCCGACGAGGTGCGGCTGGCGGTGCGGGCGTTGCTGGCGGGTGGGGGCTGGCTGTCGCCCTGGGCCGCGCGCGAGGTGCTGCGCGACAGGCGCAACGCCGCCGAGGCGGAACCTGCGGGACAGAAGCGTGATGCGCTGACCCTGCTGACCCCGCGCGAGCGCGAGGTGCTGCATCTGGTGGCCGAAGGATACCGCAACCGCGAAATCGCCGGGCTGCTGGTGGTCAGTGACAGGACCGTGGAAAAGCACCGTGCCAACCTGTTCCGCAAGCTTTCGCTGCACTCGCAGGCCGAAGCCAGGGCCTGGGCCGAGGCGCGCGGTTTTGCGCTGCGGCCACGACCGC
- a CDS encoding phage regulatory CII family protein, whose amino-acid sequence MRRSVTSITQNAVLGARRSKWVAQQIGKPYPTMMRELNPHDHSAKLGADTLLEIMRVTRDVAALEYMAQEMGYQLTPSADDAVGGRLP is encoded by the coding sequence ATGCGCAGAAGCGTGACCAGCATCACCCAGAACGCCGTGCTTGGCGCGCGGCGGTCCAAGTGGGTTGCCCAGCAGATCGGCAAGCCCTATCCCACCATGATGCGCGAACTGAACCCGCACGACCACAGCGCCAAGCTGGGCGCGGATACCCTGCTGGAAATCATGCGGGTGACCCGCGACGTGGCCGCGCTGGAGTACATGGCCCAGGAAATGGGCTATCAACTCACTCCCAGCGCGGATGACGCCGTTGGCGGCAGGCTGCCCTGA